In Planctomycetota bacterium, a genomic segment contains:
- the atpD gene encoding F0F1 ATP synthase subunit beta: MSVTDAPAAAGKIAQVIGSTFDAEFDEGHLPAIYNAIKISYEVNGEANTLTGEVQQHLGGGKVRAVALGGTDGLRRGMEVSDTGAPLTVPVGLETLGRVFNLLGEPIDNRGEVKTEQSRPIHREPPEFDELTPKAEVFETGIKVVDLLTPFIRGGKAGLFGGAGLGKTVIIQELIARIARQHGGYSVFAGVGERTREGTDLWLEMQEAAIGDTGKKVIDQTVMVFGQMNEPPGARLRVALTALTMAEFFRDETGADTLLFVDNIFRFTQAGSEVSALLGRMPSAVGYQPTLATEMGELQERITSTKGGAITSVQAVYVPADDATDPAPANAFAHLDSFIYLERSIAAKGIYPAVDPLASNSRALDPQIVGERHYDVARQVQTMLQRYRDLQDIISILGVDELSEEDKLVVSRARKIELFFSQPFFVAEVFTGFPGNYTSLEETISSFERILAGEADSVEESNFRYVGGLDEAIEKSKS; encoded by the coding sequence ATGTCCGTTACCGACGCACCTGCCGCTGCCGGCAAGATCGCCCAAGTCATCGGCTCGACCTTCGACGCCGAGTTCGACGAAGGCCACCTGCCCGCCATCTACAACGCCATCAAGATCTCCTACGAAGTCAACGGCGAGGCGAACACCCTCACCGGTGAAGTTCAACAGCACCTCGGCGGTGGCAAGGTCCGGGCCGTCGCGCTGGGCGGCACCGACGGCCTGCGGCGTGGGATGGAAGTCTCCGACACCGGTGCTCCGCTGACCGTGCCGGTCGGCCTGGAGACGCTGGGTCGCGTGTTCAATCTGTTGGGCGAGCCGATCGACAACCGTGGCGAGGTCAAGACCGAGCAGTCGCGTCCGATCCACCGCGAGCCGCCGGAGTTTGACGAGCTCACGCCCAAGGCCGAGGTGTTCGAGACGGGCATCAAGGTGGTCGACCTGCTCACGCCGTTCATCCGCGGTGGTAAGGCCGGCCTGTTCGGTGGTGCGGGTCTGGGCAAGACCGTCATCATCCAGGAACTCATCGCCCGCATCGCCCGCCAGCACGGTGGTTATTCGGTGTTTGCCGGCGTCGGTGAGCGCACCCGTGAAGGCACCGACCTGTGGCTCGAAATGCAGGAAGCCGCCATCGGCGACACCGGCAAGAAGGTCATCGACCAGACGGTGATGGTCTTCGGCCAGATGAACGAGCCCCCGGGCGCCCGCCTCCGTGTCGCTCTGACCGCGCTGACGATGGCGGAGTTCTTCCGCGACGAGACCGGTGCGGACACGCTGCTGTTCGTCGACAACATCTTCCGCTTCACGCAGGCGGGTTCGGAAGTGTCGGCGCTGCTGGGTCGTATGCCGTCGGCCGTGGGTTACCAGCCGACGCTTGCGACGGAGATGGGTGAGCTGCAGGAGCGGATCACCTCGACCAAGGGCGGTGCGATCACGTCGGTGCAGGCCGTGTACGTGCCGGCCGACGATGCGACCGACCCGGCCCCGGCCAACGCGTTCGCCCACCTCGACTCCTTCATCTATCTCGAGCGTTCCATCGCGGCCAAGGGCATCTACCCCGCCGTCGACCCGCTCGCCTCCAACTCCCGCGCTCTGGACCCACAGATCGTCGGCGAGCGTCACTACGACGTCGCCCGCCAAGTCCAGACGATGCTGCAGCGCTATCGCGACCTGCAAGACATCATCTCGATTCTCGGCGTGGACGAGCTTTCCGAGGAAGACAAACTGGTCGTGAGCCGGGCCCGCAAGATCGAGCTGTTCTTCAGCCAGCCGTTCTTCGTCGCGGAGGTCTTCACCGGCTTCCCCGGCAACTACACGAGCCTGGAAGAAACCATCAGCAGCTTCGAACGCATCCTCGCCGGCGAAGCCGACAGCGTGGAAGAATCCAACTTCCGCTACGTCGGCGGCCTGGACGAGGCGATCGAGAAGAGCAAGAGCTAG
- a CDS encoding cobalamin-independent methionine synthase II family protein: MAAEPPRIGTTTVGSYPIPHWLASAPSEEALVDATRVIFDTQRQAGIDLPTDGELYRFDVDHPDTNGMIEYFVRPMDGVRSRMGRSDAEAFRALRPMAFRARPAAVVEGPLGEGGLDLLSDCRRAADVAGGDFKFTITSPYMLARTLLDRHYGGFETMLMAIADVLAGQVPGLPAACVQVDEANVPGNPDEAPMALRAINRVLDAIDTGTTRAVHLCFGNYGGQTIQAGHWRQLTDFLSGLHCDHVVLELAHRPAEDLDALRAVDKKIKLGLGVIDVKVNHIETSDEVARSIEHAEKVLGDGRVGYVHPDCGFWMLKRSIADRKMAALVAGRNKYLGLS, from the coding sequence ATGGCCGCCGAACCCCCGCGTATTGGCACCACAACCGTCGGCTCGTATCCCATTCCTCATTGGTTGGCGTCCGCACCGTCGGAGGAGGCTTTGGTCGATGCGACGCGGGTCATTTTCGACACCCAACGCCAAGCCGGCATCGACCTGCCTACTGACGGCGAGTTGTACCGCTTTGACGTCGATCACCCCGACACCAACGGGATGATCGAGTACTTCGTGCGACCGATGGACGGCGTGCGATCGCGCATGGGGCGAAGTGATGCCGAAGCGTTCCGCGCGTTGCGACCGATGGCGTTTCGGGCCAGGCCGGCGGCCGTCGTTGAAGGCCCGTTGGGCGAGGGCGGATTGGACCTGTTGAGCGATTGTCGCCGTGCGGCCGATGTGGCGGGGGGCGATTTCAAGTTCACGATCACCAGCCCATACATGCTCGCCCGCACTCTGCTCGACCGTCACTATGGCGGCTTCGAAACGATGCTCATGGCGATCGCCGATGTACTCGCCGGTCAGGTTCCCGGCCTTCCTGCCGCTTGTGTTCAGGTCGATGAGGCGAATGTCCCCGGCAACCCTGATGAGGCACCCATGGCCCTTCGAGCAATCAATCGCGTGCTCGACGCCATCGACACCGGCACCACACGGGCCGTCCATCTCTGTTTTGGCAACTATGGCGGACAGACGATCCAGGCCGGCCACTGGCGGCAACTCACCGATTTCTTGTCAGGCCTTCACTGTGATCATGTCGTGTTGGAGTTGGCCCACCGACCGGCCGAAGACCTCGACGCCCTGCGAGCGGTGGACAAGAAAATCAAGCTCGGCCTCGGCGTGATCGACGTCAAGGTCAACCATATTGAAACATCCGATGAAGTCGCCCGAAGTATCGAACACGCCGAGAAAGTTTTAGGGGATGGCCGGGTCGGCTATGTCCACCCCGACTGCGGTTTCTGGATGCTCAAACGAAGCATCGCCGATCGAAAAATGGCCGCCCTCGTCGCGGGTCGGAATAAGTATCTCGGCTTGTCTTGA